From Anopheles arabiensis isolate DONGOLA chromosome 3, AaraD3, whole genome shotgun sequence, a single genomic window includes:
- the LOC120902917 gene encoding UPF0746 protein DDB_G0281095-like isoform X1, giving the protein MSANLAAIDELVEEFLKMELISVPPYPGQLGYLGSTKVNDFRTPLMPIPANNSNKNSNQSQRHQSQPQQREQQQQAASQQQQQLPSSQPLRSHHHNNSSSHHHHHHHHHHQQLLQREREAKQQQRELEQQQQQQQQLLQQQQRQQQLQQQQQQYYSENQYPLEPATIALTASPHEDALQKLTQRLESELRIAKRQHLACTEVLLPADLLPRISAEMFEQSEKEPCGIRGCTIYIEFEDEPDNTRRIATMKTDPNTVSTFELYLTLKQDRRGWTSILPQFLKNLARGSTIMISPEFRLTKNKLYHAYAD; this is encoded by the exons atgagtGCGAATTTGGCTGCTATCGACGAACTGGTTGAAGAGTTTCTGAAAATGGAACTCATCTCCGTGCCGCCGTATCCGGGCCAGCTGGGCTACCTGGGATCGACCAAAGTGAACG ATTTCCGGACACCGTTGATGCCAATCCCGGCCAACAATAGTAACAAAAATTCTAATCAAAGCCAACGCCATCAGAgccagccgcagcagcgggagcagcagcagcaggccgccagccagcagcagcagcagctaccaTCCAGCCAGCCGCTGCGCAGTCACcatcacaacaacagcagtagccatcaccaccatcaccatcaccatcaccaccagcagctgctgcagcgggAGCGGGaggcgaagcagcagcagcgagagctggaacagcagcagcagcagcagcaacagttgctgcagcagcagcagcgtcagcagcaactgcagcagcagcagcagcagtactacAGCGAGAACCAGTACCCGCTGGAGCCGGCGACGATAGCGCTGACCGCCTCGCCGCACGAGGATGCTCTCCAGAAGCTGACCCAGCGGCTCGAGAGCGAGCTGCGCATCGCCAAGCGGCAGCACCTGGCCTGCACCgaggtgctgctgccggccgACCTGCTGCCCCGGATATCGGCCGAGATGTTCGAGCAGTCGGAGAAGGAACCGTGCGGCATCCGCGGCTGCACGATCTACATCGAGTTCGAGGACGAGCCAGACAACACACG GCGGATTGCGACGATGAAGACCGATCCGAACACCGTGTCGACGTTCGAGCTGTACCTTACGCTCAAACAGGACCGAAGGGGATGGACCTCGATTTTGCCACAATTTTTGAA AAATTTGGCACGTGGCAGTACAATCATGATCAGCCCGGAGTTCCGGCTGACCAAGAACAAGCTCTACCATGCGTACGCCGACTAA
- the LOC120902917 gene encoding protein scylla-like isoform X2 encodes MYINFRTPLMPIPANNSNKNSNQSQRHQSQPQQREQQQQAASQQQQQLPSSQPLRSHHHNNSSSHHHHHHHHHHQQLLQREREAKQQQRELEQQQQQQQQLLQQQQRQQQLQQQQQQYYSENQYPLEPATIALTASPHEDALQKLTQRLESELRIAKRQHLACTEVLLPADLLPRISAEMFEQSEKEPCGIRGCTIYIEFEDEPDNTRRIATMKTDPNTVSTFELYLTLKQDRRGWTSILPQFLKNLARGSTIMISPEFRLTKNKLYHAYAD; translated from the exons ATGTACATCA ATTTCCGGACACCGTTGATGCCAATCCCGGCCAACAATAGTAACAAAAATTCTAATCAAAGCCAACGCCATCAGAgccagccgcagcagcgggagcagcagcagcaggccgccagccagcagcagcagcagctaccaTCCAGCCAGCCGCTGCGCAGTCACcatcacaacaacagcagtagccatcaccaccatcaccatcaccatcaccaccagcagctgctgcagcgggAGCGGGaggcgaagcagcagcagcgagagctggaacagcagcagcagcagcagcaacagttgctgcagcagcagcagcgtcagcagcaactgcagcagcagcagcagcagtactacAGCGAGAACCAGTACCCGCTGGAGCCGGCGACGATAGCGCTGACCGCCTCGCCGCACGAGGATGCTCTCCAGAAGCTGACCCAGCGGCTCGAGAGCGAGCTGCGCATCGCCAAGCGGCAGCACCTGGCCTGCACCgaggtgctgctgccggccgACCTGCTGCCCCGGATATCGGCCGAGATGTTCGAGCAGTCGGAGAAGGAACCGTGCGGCATCCGCGGCTGCACGATCTACATCGAGTTCGAGGACGAGCCAGACAACACACG GCGGATTGCGACGATGAAGACCGATCCGAACACCGTGTCGACGTTCGAGCTGTACCTTACGCTCAAACAGGACCGAAGGGGATGGACCTCGATTTTGCCACAATTTTTGAA AAATTTGGCACGTGGCAGTACAATCATGATCAGCCCGGAGTTCCGGCTGACCAAGAACAAGCTCTACCATGCGTACGCCGACTAA